The sequence below is a genomic window from Stigmatopora nigra isolate UIUO_SnigA chromosome 4, RoL_Snig_1.1, whole genome shotgun sequence.
TTGCAATCACATGTAAAATCGAACCTGAGAATTCAAACTAACAATCCTATTAATAGGCGATAACCTAACACACAAAGAACTGCATTTTTATTCCACCATGAACCCAAACATATATGTACTGCAGAACCATGTGAAGATTTAAGCTCATAAAAATCCCAGCAGTTACCTCTTTATAGCACTTTCTTATTGCAGCTGCAAAGAACAAAGACTAGCTGTCCACCCAGGACTGAAATATTTATAACTGCTAAATGTAAGAGGACCTTGTTCTATTTCAGTGAGACGGCTAAACTGTCATTCAGCAATATTTAACTGACACACATTCACCCACTTGCATTCAATGCAGCCGTTTTAGATCACACCACAAGAGGTGTTGCTAGCTAGTTTAAGACCCGTTCACTCTAAGAGTAACAGACTCATTCATCCATGCATTCAAAGTTCAACAACATCCAACACATTGATTTATTCCGGCCCTGTAATACAGTGGAAGAGTTCAATAATGCTAATATAATGACCAGCATATGACGCAAATGTGGCTGCCCACTGATGACTAATCAAGAGCTGCAGCAGTACTTCAAGAGTAATTTGCGTTATAATGTTTGAAAAGGCGGACTTTCATGTTGTGGACTGATTGAATTAAACAAACAACTCTAAGATTCACAAGAAATCCAGGTTTAAGACATAATTTGCTCAATATGCGTACATTTTGTAATGCTTGGCCTACTCAGgctcatttcaaaacaaatgacAGTAGTTCTAAGCATATAATATTGTACACACCAATGTAATGAAAGCACTTTCGAACAAACTAGTCAATTATAGCAAGCATCCAAAACCACtatattcaattatttatttattctttattgtcatttcattaacctcctaagacccaagctcttgcaaggcatgcagttttattttctctttaacatttaggctaattgggatctgatgagtgtaaaaacaaagaatatgtctatctttttacatgatgtagtttcttaGAAAAATTATTAGTGgaccttgtagtccaaaatttaacattgtagtcttgagAACcagaaaaatgtgatgtccacacatgtggacaccAGGTCGTAGGAGATTAAgtaatattatatttaacaaGTATGTTTCATTATGgtgttttattgtctttttttaaaagaaacattGAAACCATCCGGTTCAACTGTTTTGCTTGACAAAACACATCCACAATGACAAACGAAGACGACGCCCGGTTAAGCACTACTCCCTCCGGGTTCCCTGTATAGTGTGAGTCAACTTTTTCCATTTGGTGTCCCAATTATTTCACATGTGCTTCTTCTGACCATGCCGACCGACTTTGTGTCAAAATGACTGTGTTTGGATACAAAGGAAAATGAAACATAACAGTTCTTACTCATTGCTGACTACGCTTATGTTTTAGACCTAAAGTTCAACTCTGTCCAATggatcaaacaaacaaacaaaagcactTAGAAACAGCTACAActctttgttgttattttgagtTGTTAGAGTCCACAAAAAATAAAcgtcaaacaaaaaacacattaaaaacaaaagatatgTCATCAGGTTTGACTCtaactctgtcattttttgacaaaaagactATTGTAGGGCCTATTTTGAACCAGAAAATGTCCTAATTCAAATGTTTCTGTAATTCAAGGACATGATAATCTCCTACTAACACTGTCTGATgttgaaatctaaaaaaaaaaaaacgacaaggtCAGCTTCTTGTTTCTGCAGTTATTAACCCTTGGCAGCCACTTCCTACATACAAGGTCTTTATTTCATCAAATTCATTGTCCATATGTAAATGACAGTCTAAATCCAAACAAACTACACGCTCTAATCCAACCTTTTTACGCATCTAAACCAAACTCTACATCTCTTTGTACACCCTTCaaaaatttttgaaaaaaagtctTCCCACAATCCTCTTTCTAACAAACTAGAACATACAGGTGCAACTTAGTTtctgccaacaaaaaaaaaaagatacagaaCGTGCAAGccgacaagttttttttttttgtgccaagaTAAACTTCTAAATGTGCCTGGCAGACATTTCAAAAGTATTAATGAGTTTTTTTAGGAACCCTAAGGGAAGGATATAGTACAACTTTGTGTGTAGTTCCAGATAGACAACCAAATCCAAGTTGTGCCTTGTATCTCATTCAAATGAGCCTTTAGTACTGTGCTCCAGTTACGGTGGAGGGAGTGGTGGGGGAGTTTAAAAATAGGCCTCAGTGACCATCAGTCACCACTTAGTCGGCCAATGTGGAGAGCAGATTGTAAATGAACACACTGAAGCGCTTGAATAGTGGCCCTTGTCGACTGCCCACACAAAGTCAATGTAAagcactaacacacacacttgtgcCATAGACATCACACTTTAAGAGCTTGCATGCAGTGCAGATAAGGACAGCAGTTTTAGTAAATAGCTCGAGGTTCCTACAATCTGATTCGCCAATGAAACATTGGACACTTTGGATATTTTTTGACTTTCTTGGCCTGAAGTTGAAGAGATGAAGACAACCTGTCACTCTCTGTAATCGTGTTTGACAGATGATGCAAAACTAAAGAGATGGTGAATAGCTAGCAGCTATTTTCACAGTCTGTGGAAAACAAgttgttttttatgttattctTAATTAATTTCAGATTAAGGAAACTGATTATTTTCTGTGCTAAAGTCGTGAACTACTATGAACATTTGGAGCCATTATACTGCATATACAAGTACCTACAGTCAGATTGAACATCTATTGATTAGCTGTTGGTTGTGTTAACCAAGATaagcagaatggaaaatgaacaaatgaaaaatcaGTCGAACTTTTGACCGAggccaatgtctttttttttttagtgacctGAAGTGCAATTACTCATTGAGTGAATTGTAAATGGCTAATAAAACTCACAAATCCCATTTGACAGATAGAGGTGTTGCAAGGACATGACCTCCATCTGCCAGCTGCCACTACACCTCAACCCACGCCACTTGGAAGTATGTGTGCAGCTGCCATCACATCTCCAAAACCACCTCCATCTGATGTTGTCCTTTTGCCATCTTCAACAACGTCCATCCAGCGTCCATCCCTATCAGAGGTGAACTGAGATTTTGCCAAATTCGCCTCGACATTCAAGCAACACCGTTGACACTCATTTTAAATTACAACTCGTTGACAGCACTATTGCCCGACAGCCAATACCAATCTCAACAATTGTTTTCATTGGGGTTCATAGGCAGCAGACATTTCTTGACCGTCAGCATGACTTAACCACAGCTCATCTGCCGTGGGAAACTGTTAAACTCAGCTTCCCATTTTGCTTTCCCACATTGACTGACTTATTTGAAAAATCACACTGCAAAGTCTCGTGTTATATGGAACTAATAAATCTTAGCCAACCCACAAACACATTGGTTTCTACCAAGTAGAACCAAATGGAGGTCTTAGCAGCACTAATAACATCCAGCATACATTCTTAGGGAGTGTATCTCAATTCCCGGTATGTATCACATGAGTGCGAGGAGGGATGTACTTAGGAGCATTGGCAGATAAGCACCTTGAATGATTATCTTATCATAAAATGGGCTAAATTATGCAAGACACATTAAACCCGCAAGTGTGTATCAGACTAGTGTTAGTATGGGATCGTAACAAGGTGTTGACATTTTCTATATTTCCAGAAAAATCGTGAGAACCGACATGATGTGAAAATGTTTCTTGCAAGGTTTTCTGCACCGTAGCATTGATCTTAAATTCATGGTCGAGGACGTAGAGTGGAAAATGAGTGCAGAGCAGTGTGATAAAAGTCAATACTTCAAGTTGTTGGAGATTCACAATAGCCTGGCTGATAGTAAATGATGCTAAACGCTAACATGCTTTTATCATAAAGTATACAGGCTGCATTATTGACGAAGCACCAGGAGAGATTGTGCAATTTAAAATGATggaagcagccaaattcaaagcagaaCAATTTAACAGTTCCCTATTGTTTATGGAGACTCAAAGACTCCTCAAAGAGgacttgtcctcattagggtgacGATGGGTGGTGCTGTCTTGCGGGATGCTGAAATGAGTCATTGTATGAAattggtgctcggacatttggtcgcctgttcttttggtcgcctgttcttttggtcaccggtcttttggtcgcctgttcTTTTGGGCGCCTGTTCTTTTGCTCGcctgttcttttggtcgcctgttcttttggtcgccagtattTTGGTCCCTTGTgatcaccagtcttttggtcgccagtcaaatggtgacagagagttcactgttgaagccagctctcaaaattatattaatgagagagacttaaatatctaagagagagagtttaatatcaaagtactgtttaatatctaagtatatttgactggcgaccaaaagagaccaaaagatcggcgaccaaatgtccggtcacgaatCAAAATGTGCTatttgtagtaaatcattttggCCTATTTATAAAGCAGCATTAAATCATTGAGGTTGAGAAGGAGCatggttttattgtttttagcaATGTAAAAGCTAATCGGGAGGAATATCTGCATCTGTCATGAGAAGACACTGAATCATATTGATGAATACACATTTACTCTTGTAATTTACATTTGTGTACTTCACGGAGAGAAAATTAAGCATGGCAGATCTCTCTGTGCTTAGCCAAATTTGTTAAGCTCTGACTGACTAATTCATGCTTGTGggcgttaaaaaaaaacggtaaATACCCTTATGACAGAGACTAAATAAACTGAAAACAACATTACCGTGAAAACGGCTAGAGAGTTCTCACACCTAAAGAATGATTTCTGGAAATTCCACGCATTGTAGTCTGCCAACATTGACATATGGGTCTTAAACATAGcctttaaagtttattattcCATAAAACGCAAATATTTCAAGCCAAAAACATGCCCAACTGTGATTCTCccaagtatttttatattttatagaaAGAACTTTGTATTCTATTGAAGATTAGTTTTTCAAGAATTTTTCAGTGGCAGCTTACTTCAACACATAGTACTTACTGGTCGACTCTCGTTACAAACACCAGTACAAGCTCATAATTATACTAAGATTATCAGGGGACTAGTAACTATTTCACACTTAAATATCTGCATTCCAACTATTGTGCCAAACTCTTATCAGAAGGGAAAAGTAACATTTCCAAagattaaattgatttttcggTACTATATTCAAAGAGCATCAATTAATCAGATATTTCATAGCTTAGATCAGTGTAAAATATACAATGGCTTCACATGGGATAACttcattgaatgaatgaattcacattcaaaaaatccagaaaaatgCATACGAAATAGAtcaaatgttcattttgttcttttataaaactcttttgaacattttaattgaattttaatcTATATCAGCCTAGGTCTAAGTACTTAGACACCTCACAGTAAGTAGTGTTAGGCTATAGAGTCCCAACTAGTTCTTGCCAGTTGCTCTATGAAAAACAGCGTTAGGGGAAACAGGGTGGGGATAGGCTGGAAGTCTAAATGACTACCACATgttcaccaaaaacaaaaaaagacactttcCAGGTGGCCTCAGTCTACAAACTTGCTGGGGAGGAAAGCACCTCGTTGGACTTTCCTGCACTTGGCCCACACATTGCTATGCACAGACTCCACATGGATCTATTTACAGAACCAAAAGGAAGAACTGGAATAATGTACAGCATGCAAAACCTTACCCAAAGTTGGATATCATACTGTACTTTAAGACAAAAATCAATATATCATTTGCTAGCTGTTGATGATTTGCTGTCtactaaaattaaaatcaaagagCAAAACACACCATCTAATTGTACCAAACTTGTAATTTGTAGTTGCAGTCTGCATAGGGTAGCAAGAACCGGATTTGGGGGGCTATCTCAAACTTCACCCTCAGGTTTTTATCTTCACCTAGCTGAGAATCAGTGACATAATAGCTGGAAAGGAGATTAgaaagattttctttttattcactGAGCTCCTTTTCACGCAAGACTAGCAACATGGCTTGATTGCTGTGATTGCAGTACAGCTTCACCAGCGGAATGTTTTTACTTGAGCCTTGCCTCAGGTTGACTTTTTTGGAATTTAGCGTTGTCTTCACAAAGCCCCAGAGATAACGGTTCCCTCATGAATACACTATAATTgcattatatacatgtatatgtatgtgtatatatgtatatgtatgtgtatatatgtatatgtatgtgtatatgtgtatatgtatgtgtatatatgtatatgtatgtgtatatatgtatatgtatgtgtatatatgtatatgtatgtgtatatatgtatgtatatatgtatgtgtatatatgtatgtgtatatatgtatgtgtatatatgtatgtgtatatatgtatgtgtatatatgtatgtgtatatatgtatatatatcatgcaaaatgtgtatttatttacttatttattacctatttatttaggTCTAtagtgtatttttctgtgtctgtattctcaccctctagcTACTATGACAGTGAAATTCcacgaatacgggatgaataaagttgtttaatctaatctaatttaaattATGCTCTTCTAGTGCAGCTAATCTGGAAATAAATAGCGTGAAGGCAACATTGGATGACTTCTTGAACCTTTAAATGTACaataaaagaccaaaaaatccaaaacctcaTTAAAAACGCATGATTGTGAGAGTCAATGTGTAGCAAGCCTAAACCCTAAAGTTCATTGACATTGAGTAAACAATGTTTTGTACCACCATAGGCTTCACATGCAACATTCCTCTCTATTTTGCTACAATGTTCGATTCAAAACTAACACTGCTAAAGCTACTTTTTATTtccgtgtatttttttaatagaaactaTGCAGTCCCTTTTAAAACAtccctaaaaaaacacacatctgaACATGTTTGTAATTCCTTTTACAGTCAACAGATGCTTCAACTAAAGTGAAACTCTAAATAGTTCCACATCAACAAATCCACATCAAAGTAGAGGAAAACTTTCCCAAAAGTTCAGTACAAGTGAAATGCAGTTTAACGACAAAAGAAATGGGATTTATTACAACCACTCTGCAGTCAGTCCAACTACTATGCCGGACATACCTACAAGATTAAGACTCTAGACCAGATTCAAGGCCAAACAATGCTTTTTGCAGGACCTGAATGAAGAAGTGTGGGTGAATGGACGTGCTTTGAAAGGGAGGAAACAGATGTGGAAGCTGAAGATTAGATCCCTGTCAAGACTACTTCTGCACAGTACTTCTCCAAAGCTCAAATTGACTGGTACGACAGCAGGCAATGCCAACACTTACTCCCGTTTTCATAATTCAAAAACAGACTGCAAGTGGTGCTCCACAAAGTTATTACTCGATGATGAATTTAGAGTTTCCAGGCAGAAAACAACCACTACGGTTGCCCTTAAACTGTTGCTACACGACTTGGAAACAGACGACAACATAACAACGTTTCTATTTCCAACAAAAGGACTTTCAAGGAGTAGtgataaataatatattaagcaagttttttctattatgAGATAGAATCCGGTTTTAGATGCAGATAAAAACCCTAGATGGTATTATCCCAATATAACCTCgaccagatttttttctgctatggTTGTTATCAGAAaaattaaaggataaaaataaaattgttttgcGTTAATTTGGTAAGGAGATGATTGGAATtgtgtatttaataataataataataatagtgtatttttaattgaacGAATTGGATTGGGTGTCTGTTGAGGTCATTGGCggtaaaaaatattcaaggCCAGCATTCCTATTTCATATGGATTTTATGTCTATAACTATAGTGAGTAATTTAAGGTTTACGGGGAactaaataatgtaaaatatatatacattttttgcatttaaaacattaataaaagaTTAATCAGGGGTAACGCAGGATTTATTtcgattgacatttttaattttttgacagcagcaattttttttacaaagactGAAACAgtttccagaaaaaaagacaaaaaagtcaagaaaatcacaACCAACATAGCTCAAATtgcattatttgttttaatatagtaaatgtatattcaatataaaaataataataataagtactaAAATGGCCTGCCTTTAATTATCACCATTTCATTGTCATGCATGCAAAACAGTCTAAATAAATCTGCTCTAATGTGTGTTAATCTCAGTAGAAAACACAAGCTGTTAGAAAGCCAAATACACAACCACCATGAAAAGTATTGCATGTGCCAAAAAAATGGTCTCAATTCTCACTCCATTGCTGGCAACTGTAAAATAACACACtctcatccaaaaaaaaatgtttattttgattgtCCCATATGCCTtgtgccttcttttttttaatttagtttacaATTTAAATAATGAACTCCCTTGTATTATGGAAGACTAAATTTATTCAAGACATGACGAGTCCCGGATCAGCATAATAGTCtcttatgtgtatttgacagtagTGGGACATGCCCTAGTTTGGATGTATGCGACTCCCCAGGGAGTTCCATTATGCTCAAATCAATCCTTTAGGCCTTTAACTGCAAAATGAAGGAGTAACCGAGTAAAGTCTTAATCCTCACCCTTGAACCATCTGCTATGGGACCAACCTTTGTGAACACTTAAAGTGATCGACACAATTCTTGTACTGTACTGAAATGCCTTTAGATGTACTAAATTCCTTTTTAAGACAGGCAGAAATTGTGAATTTATGTTTTATCTGAATACAAATGTGTGTTAGGTTGCCCATTTGATTTTGCAAAGTAGGTTATTTGCCTATGCAAAGCTAAAACAAGACTTTTAAAGCTGGAGTCCAAGTGGCCTATAGAAGCCGCAAACACCATATGTTTGCTTCAATCTCAAGCATTGAGCTTAAGAGTACAAAATAACTAGGATTGCAGACCACGTATGGTCACTTTGATAGTTAAATTGCGTCAAGACGTAAGTCAAGAACATCCTACtgcataaatgtattttttttaattgattccaGGTCATAATTTAGCAGAAAAAAAGCACTGAATATTAAGAAATCAGAATGTAACCATGTATTATACAAGTaaacataaatattaaatgCGTAATGTACAACTACACCAGTCAACTATGTCTAGATCCCACCAAAGATGATGTAAACGTGATCCCTAAACAGATCAAACTCTAGAAATGACCACCATAATAAACACATTGTTACCCCCAATGTCCCTCCTAATTGAACATTAGAAAATGGGTTTGTATTAGAATagaaaaagtgtatattttggGGGGTGGTCTCATCAGATGTCATCAATTTCAACACAGTCATCTCCATCCTTGATTTACAGTGACTCCTCTAAAACTACGTTTAAAATCCATACACCCATTCATTATAATATCCAACATTGCCTGACCGTCACTAGGACTCTTCAAACACTGTTAGGTGACCATGGCAACCAttctaaatatgtattaaaCGAGATGGCCTGTTCAAAGATCAAATAAAGCTGTTGATGAGTGAGTTTGGGGGGCCTACGTAGACCATGCAACTGATGAAACTGATGCCTAATACCATAGTTACACTCtttaactagttttttttttaacaataaagcAAGTTCATCTCCCACATGCAATATGAAGGCGACTGAATGTCCACTGGGCTCTCGTGCAAAACCCCTTTCAATGGCAGATTCCAAAATCCAATGAGTTATTAACCTAAATCCGAGCCTGCAAACCTCGAAAAGACCAAGGCAATGTGCAACTTACGTGAAAACGAAAAATAAAGTGGTCGATCCCACAAGAAGAGTGGCAGCTGTAGATACCGGGATGTATTTGCTGGGTTTAAATCTCTTTCCGGCGCTGGTGGGCATTCTGTAATTTCCACATTCCTTAATTGTTAATCCCGGGTGCTATGGCatgtggagaagaaaaaaaatggatccagGATTGTATTTCTACTGCGATTTAGAGTCGGTCCGCTCTTTGCTAGCGTTGAAGCGGAATAGATTCTTGCAGGCAGGAATAGGAATAGCTCTGTGACTGAAAACCTGGAAATCCCACCCTTCCAATCCAGCCCACTGCTGAGGTCACTGGGCcgttagaaaagaaaaaaaatactccgtGCAAGTGTCTTTGGGGAAAGATGACGGGGaatcattgcatttttattattattttggctGGGATGAGAAAAgttgcttatttttttcaaagtaaaataccTGACTATATTCAGAAGCGAATGCCAGTTCTGCACCGTGATTTGAATGTTATTTCATCGTAAACGGGAGATCTTTAGTGTTGGTGTGGTTGGATTTTTGTGGAAATGAGGGTTGATCGTTTGTGGTTAGTATACGTAAATCAGATGGtagttgaatattttttaagagaaaGCAGAGTATGATTGCTATTAGTGGTGTGTATCATTTAGTTGAGTGCGCCCTCGTGTGGtgactttaaatatttatttgtttgtgtcgGGCAGAGATGTTCAAGTCGTTTTTTTGACTAATAAATGTATCATTTATGTAGATTACAAATTGTCCAAAGCCTCATTGGGgccttttaatgacattttttaaattatttacattttatagtTAGAAGAGGGGGAGAAACATTAGATATGTATgggtcaccctgaattgatggccagccagtCAGTTTGAATAATACaagtttcatttatttattaaaaatagggaaaatgaCGTTTGCAAAAATAATGGTGGTATTATCGTTGACTGTTTCAGAATTCTTCACAAGTGTGTTTGAGTTTTGTGCTTGCTACACATTTCTGACTCCATTATTAAAATAATGCATTATTATGTAAGGCAGTgattttcatatttcatatttttcacgTTTAGCTTTCAAATCGTTCCAACTACTGCACCCAAAATTTAGCAATCTATttttctttgcaatttttcatcGGCTGTCTATGAAATGCGACCTAACTCGGCCACCGTAGTACGTAAACAACTTGCTAAAGATTAGCTTTTCAATCCTGTATGCCTGCTTTATCTTCAGTTCCTGGGGCACGACTATCACCTGGGTAGTATTCAAGTGTTGTGTTTATACTTCGGATGGTTTTAACTTAAAACCAACCAGTGTGTTTTCTACTAAAGTCTTTCATAGTCGTAGCCAAACATTTGGCATATTTTGAAAGCAACACTCTTTCGATCAAGCTAATTTGTTAGCATTCAACAaccggcaggcaggcaggctaaCGCTAAGGCTAAAGCTAACGCGATGTCTTCCAGGAAAACTCTCAAACTAATATGCGCTTTTGCCACTGGTTCAGCCGCTGTGGCTTTAGTGGCCGCCGCCGACTCTCGCGGCTATTTCGGCCAAAATAGAAGCGAGACGGCCGTACGCTTATCCCGACTGTCCGTGCTCGAAGCCGCACAGCCAGCATGGACGGCGGCCAGCATCACACCAGTCCCGACGGGGCACTCGTGGGACACCAACTGGGACAAGTAAGATAATAATATCTGATGTTTTATCCTAATATATATTGTGTATCTGTCAATACTGTGGATGCCTATGTCATTTAATGTTTAAATGTTTATCGAGGTGTCAGAAATGAACCAAAACTACGAGAATGAAAAAGtaacttggacgtttggtcgccgctcttttcgtcgccggtcaaatgtacttagatattaaacagtacttggatactcAACTTCATCATCAATGTAATGCACCCGTGtaggacaaaaataaaataaaaatcggGTCAAATAGACATTTACAAATGTGAAACGCCAATACATGACATCTGCCATATGTTGACACAACAATCAATCTGGATCAATATATTCATTTGTTAAGCACAATGAAATCTAAGCTGATTATAGTGTCAATATTTCCTTCTTGATAAAGAACAAAATAACACTTGTGATGCTAAATGTATCCTGCTTTGCAGGAGAGACCATTCTAGCCTttccaatggcaaaaaaaaggagagtACGACGGAAGATCCCAGCTCGGAGCAGGACAACGGCAAACCCAAAGCCACGCGCAACATTCTTCTCATCCGCCATTCCCAGTACAACCTGAGCGGGAGCAGCGATAAAGAGCGCATCCTTACCCCTTTGGGTATGTCTCTTTGCGTCATAATCCTTTTTTGGGTTTCGATGAAGCAAATATCCACAATTGCTGTAAGTCATTTCCTATTCTTACGGCCCATTGTTGTGTTTCCTCAGGCCGAGAGCAGGCGGAGTTGACGGGTCATCGCCTTGCGGCCTTGGGATTGAAATATGATGTCCTAGTCCACTCCAGTATGTCCAGAGCCACAGAGACGGCACACATCATCAGCAAACACCTTCCAGGTATCGTTGTAGCTTTTTAGATgaagggtgtcagattcgggttggttcgccggccgctttaacgtcaactggatttcacgtgggccattttagatataatatttagttttt
It includes:
- the LOC144195455 gene encoding serine/threonine-protein phosphatase PGAM5, mitochondrial-like, whose product is MSSRKTLKLICAFATGSAAVALVAAADSRGYFGQNRSETAVRLSRLSVLEAAQPAWTAASITPVPTGHSWDTNWDKRDHSSLSNGKKKESTTEDPSSEQDNGKPKATRNILLIRHSQYNLSGSSDKERILTPLGREQAELTGHRLAALGLKYDVLVHSSMSRATETAHIISKHLPGILILCFSGVELLSCDLLREGAPIEPVPPVTHWKPDAVQYHEDGARIEAAFRRYIHRAEPKQKEDSYEIIVCHANVIRYFVCRALQFPPEGWLRMGLNNGSITWLTIRPSGRVALRTLGDAGFMPPDKLTRT